A single Cnuibacter physcomitrellae DNA region contains:
- a CDS encoding SipW-dependent-type signal peptide-containing protein gives METQTKRGLTRRKVFAIAAGCAAIGIGATATLAAWTDSEWVFGGDGSGGPGIGTSTFSVQQSTDGGATFSDEPDNPGGEIVFTPDALNLTPGDSIYAGVALRTSADSVAGDVSLLPAVAATGIVTDDPAGLLFDTLDVAIVTDDAPFTCNAAAFAPGSPATLIGAGDLDSTGGSPSQALLAAGGSTQYYCFQILLPDPLPVTPGGADDFMGRTVAPAWEFSAISS, from the coding sequence ATGGAAACTCAGACCAAGCGCGGCCTCACCAGGCGCAAGGTGTTCGCGATCGCGGCAGGCTGTGCGGCGATCGGGATCGGGGCCACGGCGACGCTCGCGGCCTGGACGGACAGCGAATGGGTGTTCGGCGGCGACGGGAGCGGCGGGCCGGGCATCGGCACGTCGACCTTCTCCGTGCAGCAGAGCACGGATGGGGGCGCGACCTTCAGCGACGAGCCGGACAACCCCGGCGGCGAGATCGTCTTCACCCCCGACGCGCTGAACCTCACTCCCGGGGACTCGATCTACGCCGGCGTGGCGTTGCGCACCTCCGCCGACTCCGTGGCGGGCGACGTGAGCCTGCTCCCGGCCGTCGCGGCGACGGGCATCGTCACCGACGACCCCGCCGGTCTGCTCTTCGACACGCTCGACGTGGCGATCGTCACCGATGACGCCCCGTTCACCTGCAACGCGGCCGCCTTCGCGCCCGGCAGCCCGGCGACCCTCATCGGTGCGGGCGACCTGGACAGCACCGGGGGCTCGCCCTCGCAGGCTCTGCTCGCCGCCGGTGGATCCACGCAGTACTACTGCTTCCAGATCCTCCTGCCCGACCCGCTCCCGGTCACTCCCGGTGGCGCGGACGACTTCATGGGCCGCACCGTCGCTCCCGCCTGGGAGTTCTCGGCGATCTCCTCGTGA
- a CDS encoding signal peptidase I gives MHSITTAAPRRGPVHHARTRGASHRAAPEARTGTAKDAVLTVLGLIGIVSVLWLVAAGAFHLSVIVFVTGSMTPTLPTGSAAIVQQVEASELRIGDVVTVPKPDSGIPVTHRIVDMAVVEGSPDERALTLKGDANDIVDPVTYTVTGAQRVIAGAPGLGWLVIGAKTPVAMVAITLAVALAIAWALWPSRQRTDS, from the coding sequence ATGCACTCCATCACCACCGCCGCACCCCGCCGCGGGCCCGTGCATCACGCGCGGACCCGCGGCGCCTCCCACCGTGCCGCCCCGGAGGCCCGGACCGGCACGGCGAAGGATGCGGTGCTCACCGTCCTGGGACTGATCGGGATCGTGTCCGTCCTCTGGCTCGTCGCGGCAGGGGCGTTCCACCTCTCGGTCATCGTCTTCGTCACCGGGTCGATGACCCCGACGCTCCCGACCGGGTCCGCGGCGATCGTGCAGCAGGTCGAGGCCTCGGAGCTCCGGATCGGCGACGTCGTCACCGTTCCGAAGCCCGACAGCGGGATCCCGGTCACCCACCGCATCGTCGACATGGCCGTCGTCGAGGGCTCGCCGGACGAGCGTGCCCTGACCCTCAAGGGCGATGCCAACGACATCGTCGATCCGGTGACCTACACCGTGACGGGCGCCCAGCGGGTGATCGCGGGCGCACCGGGGCTCGGATGGCTGGTCATCGGTGCGAAGACCCCCGTCGCGATGGTGGCGATCACTCTCGCCGTGGCCCTCGCGATCGCCTGGGCGCTGTGGCCGTCGCGCCAGCGCACCGACTCCTAG
- a CDS encoding LPXTG cell wall anchor domain-containing protein, producing MHHTSRLARAVAAGVMAGASSLTLAAGGVALAGAAHAALIDVPPTGQPGRLVLSSDPYPAEFLDLSPGDAGYWEVGARIEGATKATLSLELRKSGDLVEHPRGLSMTVDVCAVEWTGLDSMPVCPTGAERITVATPEDDYATSSPTFDLEPLTAAAPEYLLITLAVEDSPEARADQTLMGLTGDMAVGLTASAFDDVPVRPGGGGGGTLPNTGGNLWALGAVGALAAGLLGIGTAFRISRKEEER from the coding sequence GTGCATCACACATCTCGGCTCGCTCGCGCCGTCGCCGCCGGCGTCATGGCGGGCGCCTCGTCCCTGACGTTGGCGGCGGGGGGAGTCGCCCTGGCAGGGGCGGCGCACGCCGCGCTCATCGACGTGCCACCGACCGGGCAGCCGGGTCGGCTCGTCCTGTCGTCGGATCCCTACCCGGCGGAGTTCCTCGACCTCTCGCCGGGCGACGCCGGGTACTGGGAGGTCGGAGCCAGGATCGAGGGCGCCACCAAGGCGACCCTGTCCCTCGAGCTGCGCAAGTCGGGCGACCTCGTCGAGCATCCGCGCGGTCTGTCCATGACGGTCGACGTCTGCGCCGTCGAGTGGACGGGCCTGGACTCGATGCCCGTCTGCCCGACGGGAGCGGAGCGGATCACCGTGGCCACGCCGGAGGACGACTACGCGACGTCGAGCCCCACGTTCGACCTCGAGCCCCTGACGGCGGCGGCTCCCGAGTACCTTCTCATCACCCTCGCCGTCGAGGACTCTCCCGAGGCGCGCGCGGACCAGACGCTCATGGGGCTCACGGGCGACATGGCGGTGGGACTCACCGCCAGCGCCTTCGACGACGTGCCGGTCCGACCGGGCGGTGGTGGGGGAGGGACGCTCCCGAACACGGGCGGGAACCTCTGGGCCCTCGGCGCCGTCGGTGCTCTCGCCGCGGGCCTGCTCGGCATCGGCACCGCATTCCGCATCTCTCGAAAGGAGGAGGAGCGATGA
- a CDS encoding choice-of-anchor G family protein — protein MTRTRSLSLGQVLAGVSVAAVAVVVVPLGVSATTASWPDSEWVHGAPLGTQTLDCGTTTGFASTASGRFLSGELLGTDLDTILALEGVRTSVDAAGTPTVDPADALDQGSTPPTYTYTDPLEISLLGGIAGLDLTGLEVGLPVGSAGAVNQYAQASGLGTAAGAAGLVSDSGGVLVSQYAADDTLPEPATISLSSLLPAVTGIADPELEVGAVGASSQLDGCAALRSILWNDGPAVEADREYGIAGLDLALESAVLGAIITDTNTAVTSINAALNGLLGPSGGIATAINGQLNVGLGSITGVSLGATTGTVTLSGLDITGAVTPLLTAPLNDPYVSIDLSAGTVDVDLAALLNGPSGLNGLGPNTELLLNAAVVDNIVDRVGDLLDTRVQQITNAITTAIRAATLTVNLSTPLRLVVLGSPVQVANVAVTLNTTLAALFDGTATFGVSLNVLSGLSSAAELALSLVEGLLNTAITGLKTSLVSPVATVIANAVLGTITTLGSTLAGRVTQVVDALAAVLAPLPGVLSITVNVQPDQPGAPDPGDYIPQSGDSTAEYAVTALRLGLLDALGTVGAVEFGRASAGPVTAP, from the coding sequence ATGACGAGGACGAGATCCCTCTCCCTCGGCCAGGTGCTCGCCGGGGTCTCCGTGGCGGCCGTCGCCGTCGTGGTGGTGCCGCTCGGCGTCTCGGCGACGACGGCATCCTGGCCCGACAGCGAGTGGGTGCACGGCGCACCCCTCGGGACGCAGACGCTCGACTGCGGGACGACGACGGGCTTCGCCTCGACCGCGTCCGGCCGATTCCTCTCGGGAGAGCTCCTGGGGACCGACCTCGACACGATCCTCGCGCTCGAGGGCGTGAGGACCAGCGTCGATGCGGCGGGCACTCCGACCGTCGACCCCGCGGACGCCCTGGATCAGGGCTCCACGCCGCCGACGTACACGTACACCGATCCCCTCGAGATCTCGCTTCTGGGAGGGATCGCGGGGCTCGACCTGACCGGTCTCGAGGTCGGTCTCCCGGTCGGATCGGCCGGTGCCGTGAACCAGTACGCCCAGGCATCCGGCCTCGGCACCGCCGCCGGTGCCGCGGGTCTCGTCAGCGACTCGGGCGGCGTGCTCGTGTCGCAGTACGCGGCCGACGACACCCTGCCGGAGCCCGCGACGATCTCGCTCTCCTCGCTTCTCCCGGCGGTGACAGGGATCGCAGATCCCGAGCTCGAGGTCGGAGCGGTGGGCGCCAGCTCGCAGCTCGACGGCTGCGCGGCCCTGCGGTCGATCCTCTGGAACGACGGACCCGCGGTCGAGGCCGATCGCGAGTACGGGATCGCCGGCTTGGACCTCGCTCTCGAGAGCGCCGTCCTGGGTGCGATCATCACCGACACGAACACGGCGGTGACGAGCATCAACGCCGCACTGAACGGTCTGCTGGGTCCGAGCGGAGGCATCGCGACCGCGATCAACGGGCAGCTGAACGTCGGCCTGGGATCGATCACCGGGGTCTCCCTCGGCGCCACCACCGGGACCGTCACGCTGTCGGGTCTCGACATCACCGGAGCGGTGACCCCGTTGCTCACGGCTCCTCTGAACGACCCGTACGTGTCGATCGACCTCTCCGCCGGAACGGTGGACGTCGACCTGGCCGCGCTCCTGAACGGTCCGAGCGGGCTCAACGGCCTCGGTCCGAACACCGAGCTGCTCCTGAACGCCGCGGTGGTCGACAACATCGTCGACCGGGTGGGCGACCTCCTCGACACCAGGGTGCAGCAGATCACGAACGCGATCACCACGGCGATCCGGGCGGCGACGCTCACCGTGAACCTCTCGACACCCCTGAGACTGGTCGTGCTCGGGTCGCCGGTGCAGGTCGCGAACGTGGCCGTGACGCTGAACACGACGCTTGCGGCGCTGTTCGACGGGACCGCGACCTTCGGCGTCAGCCTGAACGTGCTGTCGGGCCTGTCGTCCGCGGCGGAGCTCGCGCTGAGCCTCGTCGAGGGGCTGCTGAACACCGCGATCACGGGGTTGAAGACGAGCCTGGTCTCGCCCGTGGCCACCGTGATCGCCAATGCCGTGCTCGGCACGATCACCACGCTCGGATCGACGCTCGCCGGGAGGGTCACGCAGGTGGTGGATGCCCTGGCAGCCGTGCTCGCGCCGCTGCCGGGTGTCCTCTCCATCACGGTGAACGTGCAACCGGACCAGCCCGGCGCACCGGATCCCGGGGACTACATCCCGCAGTCCGGCGACTCCACCGCGGAGTACGCGGTGACCGCGCTCCGGCTCGGCCTCCTCGATGCGCTCGGTACCGTGGGCGCGGTGGAGTTCGGTAGGGCCTCCGCCGGTCCGGTCACCGCCCCCTGA
- a CDS encoding MFS transporter, with translation MSALSARSLERRFLLLTSTRWLQVGVVFGLTILLALQRGLSIAEVGVLLSIQGFVVLALELPSGSLADSLGRRPVLLLAAIAAIAATVLVVIATDFVGFALALLVQGVFRALDSGPLEAWFVDALGPDVAPVRVARSLGRGSTVLGASIAVGSAAGGLLVWWAPVPGLDPLVLPFLVALAIETVHLVLLAVLVDEPRVRRARPAPPARTDHLPSGRASPWTTLRAAIRVVARDRVLRCLVLVEVAWALAMIGFETLTPIRLAELTDAVDAAAIFGPVSAVAWGVFAAGSALCALLVPRLGVVRVAIAARILNGVFVAVMGLLAGVVGLLVGYCLAYLAHGAAGPAHNALLHQRADARTRATVLSVNSLVAGGSTSLLLLVVLPLSEGIGTAPVLVAVGLASTLGALLYLPARERAGRRGT, from the coding sequence ATGAGCGCCCTCTCGGCCCGATCGCTCGAACGCCGGTTCCTCCTCCTCACCAGCACACGGTGGCTGCAGGTGGGCGTCGTCTTCGGTCTGACGATCCTGCTGGCGCTGCAACGCGGGCTCTCCATCGCCGAGGTCGGCGTGCTGCTGTCGATCCAGGGCTTCGTCGTACTCGCGCTCGAGCTCCCGAGCGGCAGCCTCGCCGACTCCCTCGGGCGGCGTCCGGTGCTGCTCCTCGCCGCGATCGCGGCGATCGCCGCCACGGTCCTCGTCGTCATCGCGACCGACTTCGTCGGCTTCGCGCTCGCCCTGCTGGTGCAGGGGGTGTTCCGCGCTCTCGACTCCGGCCCCCTCGAGGCCTGGTTCGTCGACGCCCTCGGCCCGGACGTCGCGCCGGTCCGCGTCGCACGGTCCCTCGGCCGGGGATCGACGGTGCTCGGTGCGTCGATCGCCGTCGGCTCCGCGGCCGGCGGGCTGCTGGTCTGGTGGGCCCCGGTACCGGGGCTGGACCCGCTCGTCCTCCCGTTCCTCGTCGCCCTCGCGATCGAGACCGTCCACCTCGTCCTGCTGGCCGTCCTGGTGGACGAACCGCGCGTCCGGCGAGCACGACCTGCACCGCCGGCCCGAACGGATCACCTCCCGAGCGGCCGCGCGTCGCCGTGGACGACGCTGAGGGCCGCGATCCGAGTGGTCGCCCGCGACCGTGTGCTGCGCTGCCTCGTCCTGGTCGAGGTCGCCTGGGCCCTGGCGATGATCGGGTTCGAGACGCTGACGCCGATCCGGCTCGCCGAGCTGACCGACGCCGTCGATGCCGCCGCGATCTTCGGACCGGTGTCGGCCGTGGCCTGGGGTGTCTTCGCCGCGGGGTCGGCGCTCTGCGCGTTGCTCGTCCCGCGCCTGGGCGTGGTCCGGGTCGCCATCGCGGCGCGCATCCTGAACGGCGTCTTCGTCGCCGTGATGGGACTCCTGGCCGGCGTCGTCGGACTGCTGGTCGGGTACTGCCTCGCCTACCTCGCGCACGGTGCAGCCGGACCGGCCCACAACGCTCTCCTGCACCAGCGGGCGGATGCCCGCACCCGGGCCACCGTGCTGTCGGTGAACTCCCTTGTGGCGGGAGGCAGCACGAGCCTGCTGCTGCTCGTCGTGCTGCCGCTCTCCGAGGGTATCGGGACGGCACCGGTGCTCGTGGCCGTGGGTCTGGCGAGCACGCTGGGCGCGCTGCTGTACCTGCCCGCGCGGGAGAGGGCCGGGCGGCGCGGCACGTGA
- a CDS encoding ArsR/SmtB family transcription factor — translation MSDTDYTGMRLDEKAVRVLAHPLRSRLLGSLRLHGPATATELAEQLGTNTGATSYHLRALEGVGLVVDTDEGVGRRRLWRASTDFHSWTESDFADDEDARTALGWLQRDWVRQLAGRAERWLDAADAWPADWVDAMGLDDSVVLVDDAAAAERLRAELGAILDRYRSSENPEARRIHVHQFLSPIDLDPPIESPQPRDR, via the coding sequence ATGAGCGACACCGACTACACCGGCATGCGGCTGGACGAGAAGGCGGTGCGCGTGCTCGCGCACCCTCTGCGGTCGCGGCTCCTGGGCTCACTCCGCCTGCACGGACCGGCGACGGCGACCGAGCTGGCCGAGCAGCTCGGGACGAACACGGGGGCCACGAGCTACCACCTCCGCGCGCTCGAGGGTGTCGGGCTGGTGGTCGACACCGACGAGGGTGTGGGCCGGCGTCGCCTCTGGCGAGCCAGCACCGACTTCCACTCCTGGACCGAGTCCGACTTCGCCGACGACGAGGATGCGCGCACCGCCCTCGGCTGGCTGCAGCGTGACTGGGTCAGGCAGCTCGCCGGGCGCGCCGAGCGGTGGCTCGACGCCGCCGACGCCTGGCCCGCCGACTGGGTCGACGCGATGGGCCTCGACGACAGCGTGGTCCTCGTCGACGACGCCGCTGCGGCGGAGCGCCTCCGTGCCGAGCTCGGCGCCATCCTCGACCGGTACCGGAGCAGTGAGAACCCCGAGGCGCGGCGCATCCACGTGCATCAGTTCCTCAGCCCGATCGACCTCGATCCGCCGATCGAGTCACCGCAGCCGCGCGACCGATGA
- the rlmN gene encoding 23S rRNA (adenine(2503)-C(2))-methyltransferase RlmN, with amino-acid sequence MTEITSTPVRQVRPATEGWSQKLDAEGRPLLQFGSPKRGKPPVHLADLTAAERVERIKELGLPGFRAKQLATHYFTHYTSDPDDMTDLPAAGREELVAGLLPPLLTEVRRLETDRGDTIKFLWRLHDGALVESVLMRYPGRITLCISSQAGCGMNCPFCATGQAGLTRNMSTAEIVDQIVRANRALAAGELGGKKRGETTPERVSNIVFMGMGEPLANYARVVQAVRTMIAPQPEGLGMSARGITVSTVGLVPAIKKLAAEDIPVTFALSLHAPDDQLRDELIPVNSRWKVDEALDAARAYFDATGRRVSIEYALIKDMNDHGWRAELLAEKLNARGRGWVHVNPIPLNPTPGSIWTASEPAAQAEFVRRLVDAGVPTTIRDTRGKEIDGACGQLAAAD; translated from the coding sequence ATGACCGAGATCACCTCCACGCCCGTGCGCCAGGTGCGCCCGGCCACCGAGGGGTGGTCGCAGAAGCTCGATGCCGAGGGCCGCCCCCTCCTGCAGTTCGGGTCGCCCAAGCGCGGCAAGCCGCCCGTGCACCTCGCCGACCTCACCGCCGCCGAGCGCGTGGAGCGCATCAAGGAGCTCGGGCTGCCCGGCTTCCGGGCCAAGCAGCTGGCCACCCACTACTTCACGCACTACACCTCCGATCCCGACGACATGACCGACCTCCCGGCGGCGGGCCGCGAGGAGCTCGTCGCGGGGCTCCTCCCGCCGCTCCTCACCGAGGTGCGGCGGCTCGAGACCGATCGGGGCGACACGATCAAGTTCCTCTGGCGCCTCCACGACGGAGCGCTGGTCGAGTCGGTGCTCATGCGCTACCCGGGCCGCATCACGCTCTGCATCTCGTCGCAGGCCGGATGCGGCATGAACTGCCCGTTCTGCGCCACCGGCCAAGCGGGTCTCACGCGCAACATGTCGACGGCGGAGATCGTCGACCAGATCGTGCGTGCCAACCGCGCCCTCGCGGCGGGCGAGCTCGGGGGCAAGAAGCGCGGCGAGACGACGCCCGAGCGCGTGAGCAACATCGTCTTCATGGGGATGGGGGAGCCGCTGGCCAACTACGCTCGCGTCGTCCAGGCCGTGCGCACGATGATCGCCCCCCAGCCCGAGGGGCTGGGGATGAGCGCCCGCGGGATCACCGTCTCCACGGTGGGCCTCGTCCCGGCCATCAAGAAGCTCGCCGCGGAGGACATCCCGGTCACCTTCGCCCTCTCCCTCCACGCGCCCGACGACCAGCTGCGCGACGAGCTCATCCCGGTGAACTCGCGCTGGAAGGTCGACGAGGCACTGGATGCGGCCCGCGCCTACTTCGACGCCACCGGCCGTCGCGTCTCCATCGAGTACGCGCTCATCAAGGACATGAACGACCACGGCTGGCGCGCCGAGCTCCTCGCGGAGAAGCTGAACGCCCGCGGCCGCGGCTGGGTGCACGTCAACCCCATCCCGCTCAACCCCACTCCCGGGTCGATCTGGACCGCCTCGGAGCCCGCCGCTCAGGCCGAGTTCGTTCGACGGCTCGTGGATGCGGGGGTGCCGACGACCATCCGCGACACCCGCGGCAAGGAGATCGACGGCGCCTGCGGTCAGCTCGCGGCCGCGGACTGA
- a CDS encoding MFS transporter, producing the protein MTPDDERATADPPTAPAIAPAWKGNVGLFLSGQTVSLFGSMIVQYAVMWYVTLETKSGLAVALYALAAFAPQGVVSLFGGTLADRMNRRVLVMLSDGAIAVTTLALALLMLAGVTDLWIILLAVGVRSVGAGFQTPAVQAMIPQITPPDQLMRVNGLFGTIQSAMTLLAPAAAGAVFGLFGIVPAFFIDVVTAAIGIGLLALVRVPTLERVAERRTSYRTDLVEGMRFIWSNGVVRWLLVVFAIIFLLTVAPSFITPLMVARTFGEEAWMLTVLELAFGLGMLAGGVLVSTVLAKRPPMTLILISTFGFAVLTVGMGLSPTLLVFYVLMFLFGLLVPWFSAPFMTLIQETVRPEMHGRVFSYVSIVMALATPAGMLVFGPAADVVSVQTLLVVAGALTIVTVVIAILLPSGRAALRAARAAPAGSGDGA; encoded by the coding sequence ATGACCCCCGACGACGAGCGGGCGACCGCGGATCCGCCCACCGCGCCCGCGATCGCACCCGCGTGGAAGGGCAACGTCGGGCTGTTCCTGAGCGGGCAGACCGTCTCACTGTTCGGCTCCATGATCGTCCAGTACGCGGTGATGTGGTACGTCACGCTCGAGACGAAGTCGGGCCTGGCGGTGGCGCTCTACGCCCTCGCCGCCTTCGCCCCCCAGGGCGTCGTCTCCCTCTTCGGCGGCACGCTCGCCGACCGGATGAACCGGCGCGTCCTCGTGATGCTCTCCGACGGGGCCATCGCCGTCACCACGCTCGCCCTCGCCCTGCTCATGCTCGCGGGCGTCACCGATCTCTGGATCATCCTGCTCGCCGTCGGCGTGCGCTCGGTCGGCGCCGGGTTCCAGACCCCCGCGGTGCAGGCGATGATCCCGCAGATCACCCCGCCGGATCAGCTGATGCGCGTGAACGGCCTGTTCGGGACGATCCAGTCCGCGATGACCCTGCTCGCGCCTGCCGCGGCCGGGGCGGTGTTCGGGTTGTTCGGCATCGTCCCTGCCTTCTTCATCGACGTCGTCACCGCGGCGATCGGCATCGGACTGCTCGCCCTCGTCCGGGTCCCGACCCTGGAGCGGGTCGCCGAGCGCCGGACGTCGTACCGGACCGACCTCGTGGAGGGCATGCGCTTCATCTGGAGCAACGGCGTCGTGCGCTGGCTCCTCGTCGTGTTCGCCATCATCTTCCTCCTGACGGTCGCCCCGTCCTTCATCACCCCGCTCATGGTCGCGCGCACGTTCGGCGAGGAGGCGTGGATGCTGACCGTGCTCGAGCTCGCCTTCGGGCTCGGCATGCTCGCGGGTGGCGTTCTGGTCTCGACGGTGCTCGCCAAGCGCCCGCCCATGACGCTCATCCTGATCTCGACGTTCGGGTTCGCCGTCCTCACCGTCGGCATGGGGCTCAGCCCCACGCTCCTCGTGTTCTACGTGCTGATGTTCCTGTTCGGGTTGCTGGTGCCCTGGTTCTCGGCCCCCTTCATGACGCTGATCCAGGAGACGGTGAGGCCCGAGATGCACGGCCGGGTGTTCAGCTACGTCAGCATCGTGATGGCCCTGGCCACCCCGGCCGGCATGCTGGTGTTCGGGCCGGCCGCCGATGTCGTCAGCGTCCAGACGCTGCTCGTCGTCGCCGGGGCGCTGACCATCGTCACGGTCGTCATCGCGATCCTGCTGCCCTCGGGCCGTGCGGCGCTCCGAGCCGCGCGCGCCGCCCCGGCCGGGTCGGGCGACGGGGCGTAG
- a CDS encoding FBP domain-containing protein: MHTLTERDIRASLINVSQRERASLLLPALDELPWDRLDYLGWRDRKQPMVGCVITLLDDEPTGIVLRQSEGRIRARPQCSWCEDVTLPNDVVMFSARRAGKAGRNGDTVGTLVCAEFQCPANVRRPAPPAYIGFDQAAERERRIQALRVHVDNFVRDIRDSA, translated from the coding sequence ATGCACACCCTCACCGAGCGCGACATCCGCGCCAGTCTCATCAACGTCTCCCAGCGCGAGCGCGCCTCGCTGCTCCTGCCCGCCCTCGACGAGCTCCCGTGGGATCGCCTCGACTACCTCGGATGGCGCGACCGCAAGCAGCCGATGGTCGGCTGCGTGATCACCCTCCTCGACGACGAGCCCACCGGGATCGTCCTCCGGCAGTCGGAGGGACGCATCCGAGCGCGCCCGCAGTGCTCGTGGTGCGAGGACGTCACCCTCCCCAACGACGTGGTCATGTTCAGCGCCCGACGCGCGGGCAAGGCGGGTCGCAACGGCGACACCGTCGGCACCCTCGTCTGCGCTGAGTTCCAGTGCCCGGCGAACGTGCGCAGGCCGGCGCCTCCCGCGTACATCGGGTTCGATCAGGCGGCCGAGCGCGAGCGCCGCATCCAGGCGCTCCGCGTGCACGTCGACAACTTCGTGCGCGACATCCGCGACTCCGCCTGA
- a CDS encoding metal ABC transporter substrate-binding protein translates to MKSRPVVVATGALAAIALLSACSSTPSSTSPSASAGAGTLSVVASTNVYGSIAQAIGGEDVQVTSIIDDPAQDPHEYEATARDQLALSEATVVIENGGGYDPFVDSMLSSAGNTGAVVLNAAEISGLMPTEGADAGDDASHTDDPSHTEDADHTHGADDGDGHDHVEGFNEHVWYSFPAMDALAKQLAQALSDADPADAATFQANYETFSGQLATLTTSVEDIKAKHSGEGVAITEPVPLYLLEAAGLVNKTPEEFSEAIEEGTDVPPLVLQETIQLMTDKAVAMLAYNEQTVGGETQQVADAATAAGIPVVGFTETLPDGDDYISWMTANVKAVADALT, encoded by the coding sequence ATGAAGTCTCGTCCCGTCGTCGTCGCCACCGGCGCGCTCGCCGCCATCGCCCTGCTGTCCGCCTGCTCGTCCACCCCCTCCTCGACGAGTCCGTCCGCGTCCGCCGGGGCCGGAACCCTCAGCGTGGTCGCCTCCACGAACGTGTACGGCAGCATCGCCCAGGCGATCGGGGGCGAAGACGTCCAGGTCACGAGCATCATCGACGACCCGGCCCAGGACCCCCACGAGTACGAGGCCACGGCCCGCGACCAGCTCGCCCTCTCCGAGGCCACCGTGGTGATCGAGAACGGCGGCGGATACGACCCCTTCGTCGACTCCATGCTGTCCTCGGCGGGGAACACGGGGGCGGTCGTCCTGAACGCCGCCGAGATCTCGGGCCTGATGCCCACCGAGGGCGCGGACGCGGGCGACGACGCCTCCCACACCGACGATCCCTCCCACACCGAGGATGCCGACCACACGCACGGTGCCGACGACGGTGACGGCCACGATCACGTCGAGGGGTTCAACGAGCACGTCTGGTACAGCTTCCCGGCCATGGACGCGCTCGCCAAGCAGCTCGCGCAGGCGCTGAGTGACGCCGACCCCGCCGACGCGGCGACGTTCCAGGCCAACTACGAGACCTTCTCCGGGCAGCTCGCGACGCTGACGACGAGCGTCGAGGACATCAAGGCCAAGCACAGCGGTGAGGGAGTGGCGATCACCGAGCCCGTGCCGCTCTACCTGCTCGAGGCCGCGGGCCTGGTCAACAAGACCCCGGAGGAGTTCAGCGAGGCCATCGAGGAGGGCACCGACGTGCCGCCCCTCGTCCTGCAGGAGACGATCCAGCTCATGACCGACAAGGCGGTCGCGATGCTCGCCTACAACGAGCAGACCGTCGGGGGCGAGACCCAACAGGTCGCCGACGCCGCGACCGCGGCGGGCATCCCGGTGGTCGGCTTCACCGAGACGCTTCCCGACGGGGACGACTACATCTCGTGGATGACCGCCAACGTCAAGGCCGTCGCCGACGCCCTGACGTAG